One stretch of Punica granatum isolate Tunisia-2019 chromosome 5, ASM765513v2, whole genome shotgun sequence DNA includes these proteins:
- the LOC116208933 gene encoding alanine and glycine-rich protein-like: MGGAGIALLSLDSVVILLGIFIFVNLVFCRTGEANDAAAAPGSSLDPRRAIKDGNMEVLGKLKEAAEAATELAEAISDYHRDSSGIAVGCCCGGGCGGDDGGGGGCGGDGGSGVGGDGGGGGGGGGGGCRGGGGVV, encoded by the coding sequence ATGGGTGGAGCTGGAATCGCCCTCTTATCACTTGACAGCGTTGTAATTTTGCTTGGAATTTTCATCTTTGTGAACTTGGTTTTCTGCAGGACTGGAGAGGCAAATGATGCTGCCGCCGCCCCCGGATCTTCCCTGGATCCTAGGAGAGCCATCAAAGATGGCAACATGGAGGTCCTGGGTAAACTGAAAGAAGCCGCAGAAGCAGCCACTGAATTAGCCGAGGCTATTAGTGATTACCATCGCGACAGCAGCGGCATCGCAGTTGGCTGCTGCTGCGGTGGCGGTTGTGGTGGTGACGATGGTGGCGGTGGCGGTTGTGGTGGTGACGGTGGTAGCGGCGTTGGCGGCGATGGTGGTGGCGGCGGCGGTGGTGGCGGCGGTGGTTGCAGAGGTGGCGGTGGTGTCGTCTGA
- the LOC116208934 gene encoding alanine and glycine-rich protein-like — translation MTVSPTTPPRLFLSANADRRQQSPSVELEAEMSISIGPFIFFLAGPTTQCTERQRGRSKEMDGTGLALIIFCMALLFIRIVICDCLVRTEDAEDAAAAAVASLDPCEGSKGGAWRTGEANDAAAAGASSDPSGGTKDGNMEVMGKLGEAIVEIAAISAEDRHGSSITVGCCCGGGGGVGGGGGCGGPGGRCGGGGCGGGGCGGVGGGGGGGGCGGGGGG, via the exons ATGACGGTTTCACCAACTACGCCGCCACGGCTCTTTCTAAGTGCTAATGCTGACCGCCGACAGCAGAGCCCCAGTGTTGAACTCGAAGCTGAAATGTCCATTTCCATTGGccccttcatcttcttcttggcTGGTCCCACAACTCAATGcacagagagacagagagggaGATCAAAGGAAATGGATGGCACTGGGCTTGCCCTCATAATCTTCTGTATGGCACTACTTTTTATCAGAATTGTCATATGCGATTGCTTGGTCAGGACAGAAGATGCTGAagatgctgctgctgctgctgtggCTTCTTTGGATCCCTGTGAAGGGTCCAAAGGTGGTGCTTGGAG GACTGGAGAGGCAAATGATGCTGCTGCGGCCGGAGCTTCTTCGGATCCTAGTGGAGGAACCAAAGATGGCAACATGGAGGTCATGGGCAAACTGGGAGAAGCAATAGTTGAGATAGCCGCCATCTCTGCTGAAGACCGTCATGGCAGCAGTATCACAGTTGGCTGCTGTTGTGGTGGTGGAGGCGGGGTCGGGGGCGGCGGTGGTTGTGGGGGTCCTGGCGGGCGttgtggtggtggtggttgtggtggtggtggttgtGGTGGTGTTggtggcggcggcggcggcggcggttGTGGCGGTGGCGGTGGTGGCTGA
- the LOC116208935 gene encoding homeobox protein Hox-B3-like — protein MDGAGIALLSLGSVVLLLVIFIFVNLVCHKTGKPNDAAASRALQASSDSRKGTKDGNMEVLGEMGEAVIEIATTLADDHHGSSVTFGCCGGSGGDGGGGGCGGGGGGAGGGGGG, from the coding sequence ATGGATGGAGCTGGGATTGCGCTCTTATCCCTTGGCAGCGTTGTACTTTTACTCGTAATTTTCATCTTTGTGAACTTAGTTTGCCACAAGACTGGAAAGCCAAATGATGCTGCTGCGTCTAGAGCTTTACAAGCTTCTTCGGATTCTCGGAAAGGCACCAAAGATGGCAACATGGAGGTCCTAGGCGAGATGGGAGAAGCTGTCATTGAGATAGCCACCACTCTTGCTGATGACCATCACGGCAGCAGCGTCACATTTGGCTGTTGTGGTGGTAGTGGAGGTGATGGTGGTGGCGGTGGttgtggtggtggtggtggtggggcTGGTGGTGGCGGCGGTGGCTGA